Below is a genomic region from Deltaproteobacteria bacterium.
AATAATTCTCGTACATTCATTGATACTCCACAGTTTCGAGGGCAAGTTAAGAAGATTCAGCATCTGATAATTCTAGAAAAGGAAAGTAAATGAAACTTTTAGATAGTTTAAGGCCTAAGGATGGATCTGTTCATTACAGAAAAAGAGTTGGTAGGGGAATAGGTTCAGGTCTTGGTGGTTATAGTGGTAAGGGTGGAAAAGGACAAACTCAGAGAAGCGGTGGATCGATTAGAAGAGGTTTTGAGGGGGGTCAAACTCCCCTACATAGAAGATTGCCAAAGTTTGGTTTCACAAACAATATGTTTAAAACTAAATATAAATCACTTAGTTTTTCTGATTTAGAGAAATTTGGCTCAGAAATAAATATCAGTGATTTGGAATCAATGTTTAAAAATGGACCTTTTAAGCTTCTTAATAATGGTAAAATTTCTAAGGCAATAAATTTAACTGTTCATAAAATTACGAAGAGTGCTAAAGAACAAATTGAAAAAAATGGTGGAAAAGTAACAATTTTATAATAAGGATGTAAGGTGTCAGTTTTTGCAACATTTTTTGAAAATAGTGAATTGAGAAGAAAGATATTTTACACTCTAATTGCACTGTCTGTTTATAGAGTCGGAGTTCATATTCCAACTCCTGGTGTTAATTCTGTAGCAGTTATGGAGTTATTTTCTAATAATTCAGCAGGGATTTTTGGTTTAATTAATTCATTTACTGGCGGCGCCTTCTCGCAATTTAGTATTTTTGCTTTGGGCATAATGCCCTATATTTCCTCTTCAATTATTTTTCAGTTGCTTTCTTCTGCTGTGCCAGCTTTAGAAGGTCTAAAAAAAGAAGGAGAATCAGGAAGAAAAAAGATTAATCAATATACTCGCTATTTCACATTGTTATTGGCTATTGTTCAAGGATATGGGATGAGCAAGTTTCTTATTAATTATAGGTCTCAGTCTGGGCAAATGTTAGTCTCTTCGCCTTATGTGGGGGTAGTTCCGTTTGAAGTAATTGCGGTTCTGACTTTGGCGGCTGGAACTTGTTTTATAATGTGGCTTGGTGAGCAA
It encodes:
- the rpmD gene encoding 50S ribosomal protein L30, with product MKKFKVKLVKSLIGCSQSQIKTANVLGLKKINNSRTFIDTPQFRGQVKKIQHLIILEKESK
- the rplO gene encoding 50S ribosomal protein L15; protein product: MKLLDSLRPKDGSVHYRKRVGRGIGSGLGGYSGKGGKGQTQRSGGSIRRGFEGGQTPLHRRLPKFGFTNNMFKTKYKSLSFSDLEKFGSEINISDLESMFKNGPFKLLNNGKISKAINLTVHKITKSAKEQIEKNGGKVTIL